A region of the Apium graveolens cultivar Ventura chromosome 6, ASM990537v1, whole genome shotgun sequence genome:
CTATATTCCTACTTATCATAAAATAGAACTCAAAACACTTCCCACTCACCCAGACCCAAGAATACCTTCAAACCCGGGTATGAACATCCTACAAAGCTAAACAATCAAACAGGAGCACAAAAATAAACCTTTAACCAGGTATACACCCCCCAACACGGCTATAAACAAAAACCCTAACCCAGAAACAAGTTCCACCAAGAATCAAAAACCAAAATATACACCATTTTACATATACATACGATTATCCcaccaagaacaccaagaacacagCCTCAAAAACCCAGAAAATCGAACCATAAACCAAGGAAAAACACTGAATTACTCGCAGATCTAAGCATAGCAACAAAAATTGAAGACAAAAAACAAAATTTTTACCACAAAATAACACAAAACATTCCTATTCCGCATCAAATCCACGAGTAAAAACAAAATTGAAGCATGCAAAAAATCAGAGATAAAACAAAGAAAAAAAGAGAGGAAACCGAAAGCTTACAAGTCGAATCGAAGAAAAAAGATGCACAGAGAGCAACAACGGCGAAGAAAACCATACAGACTGCAACGTTGAATCTCGTCGCAAAATTGGAGAGAAAAAGAAGTAGTGACTGTTGGGTTTTTCTAGTGCgaataaaaaagaaaagaagagaaggGGGTGCAGCCTTTTATATAGGGGTATGGGGAGAACTACCCTGTCACATGGCAGCCCAGGGTTGGTTAACCTTTCAGTTATgctaatatatgtatatatatacacacaatacacattAAACCCCATAATCATTATGGATCAATTTCTAAGGAAAATTAACTGCCCACAATTCAAAATCGTGGGGGGAACTGAAAAATGTTACAACTCCCCCAATTTTTCAGAATTCAGAGCTTCCTACCCGGGTCCTAGTCCCTTACCCAGATCCTACCACTCACAACACCAtacccggattggggggcaagaaAGAAGCAAATTTTTCCAAGGCAACCAGTTCCTTCCATTGAATCCGGATTGCTCTTTACAACACCATACCTGAATTGGGGGGCTAGAAAGAAGCAAAAATTTTCTAAGGCAACCAATTTCTCCTACTTGAATCCAGATTGGTCTCTACAACAGCAtacccggattggggggcaagaaAGAAGGAAAATATTTCCAAGGAAACCAATTTCTCCTACTTGAATCTGGATTGGGGTCTACAACACCATAAACGGATTGGGGGGCAAGAAAGAAGCAAAAATTTTCAAAGGCAGCCAATTTTTCCTACTTGAATTTGGATTGGGGGGCAAGAAAGAAGCAAAATTTTTCTAAGGAAACCATTTTCTCCTACTTGAATCCAGATTGGTCTCTACAACACTATACCCGGATTGGGAGGCAAGAAAGAAACAAAAATTTTCAAAGGTACCCAATTTCTTCTACTTGAATCCGGATTGGTCTCTACAACACCATACCCGGATTGGGGGCAAGAAAGAAGCAAAAATTTTCTAAGGTAACAATTTTCTCCTACTCTAATCCGAATTCGTCTCTACAACACCATACCCAGATTGGAGTccaagaaagaagaaaattttTACTAAGGAAACCACTTTCTCCTACTTGAATCCGGATTGGTCTTTAAAATACCATACCCGGATTGGGggcaagaaagaagaaaaaattTCTTATGGCAACAACAGCCACATAACcctactctactccctcatccataaaatctacataagggagtggggggcaaatgatagggtatagAAAACCCAGCTAGAGCCCAACCTAGATTTCGGGTGAGACAAGCTCAGGTGGGGAACCGAGACCTCCCCTCACTTGGAACAAACAAGTGGGGGGATCCAGGCTCAGGTTGATAGGCTGGCCCAGCCCCAACCCAGGAGCAGGATCACCTCCCAGCTAGAATCCAACCCAGCTAGAGCAGACTCGAGGGGGTCCCCTAAACACAGGCATGCCCCACAGcccgccaaggaagggtacgCGGGCACGTGACAATGACAACTATCAACAACCAACATCTGAGACAAGTATGACATGCGTCAGCATGCCTTTCGTGTATTACAAAGGTGGTACTTGCCTGGACACATGTAGGGAATCCATCCGAGTCAGGCGTCCTCCGCCAGAGCAATGAACAGCCatgatctaaaggtaccaacccaTAAACCCTACCTTTGGGTTATAAATACCCCAAAGGGAAAGTGTTTAAGGGTTACGCTCTCTtacacactcatatacacacacacagcTATCTCCCTTTCCTATCTATCTTCGTCTTCCCCAAGcaagttcttactctcacaccggaggcgccgcaCCGCTGGGCTCAAACCCccctccggtgttgttttgtagacACCATACATAAGCTACACCACAACCATCACTAGGGAGTCCAGTCACGGCGTCAGAATGAGTCtccccgctcaccggagttatcacgGAATACCACAGGAGATATAGAATTGGGTATCAAAAATTGTTTACAAATAATATGATATTCATTTTACCTTATATTTCTAAAAACTTTCGCATATATAATAGGTAGACTAGTGTAAAAGTCCATGACTTCTAACTAAAGTAATTTTGttagtttttttatataaataGAGCGTAGCTCTATCGTGGTATTTAGAGCTTTTTTAATGGAGAGCGTCATGATATTGACATTTTCACTAGTACAGAATTATCTTTAAGAATCGCACTTTTAGCGTCAGTTATATACAGAACCGTGGCCTATACATACTTTAGGTGTCGGGTGTTAGCTTAACCGACACTTAATGTCATTTGTGTTGGATCTTTTGCGTCGGTCATGAAACAACCGACGCCTAAAACTGACTCTTTAGCGTCGTCTTTAGTCAGGCGACGCTTAAAACCAACCTTTAACGTCGGTCATTAACACCCGATGCCTAAAACTTATCCTAAAGCGTCGGTTTTTACTTAGCCGATGCCTAAAGTAGGCCCTGTAGCATTGGTCTTTACTCAACCGATGCTTAAAATGATCCTAAGCGTCATCATGAATAACGACGCCTAAATAACCGACGCCTAAACTGACCCTTTAACGTCGCATTATCTTTAACCGACACTAAaagtatttaaatttttttaaaaaggaTAAATTTTTCTGGCATCCTGTGATCTCTTTTTACTTCTCAGTCTGCATATAGGATGGGGAATTTATATTTCACATAGGGTGTGTACAAGTGATTGCGTCAAGTTTGGTGAgtgtgatttttttttatttttttatttttaaataattttaattatttttaaaattcaaattttaactgGTATTTAGTTGTAccaatttttttaattatattgtGAGTAATTAAAGTATCCGATTTTTTTTACaaatgattattttaaaatttatagaAAGATTGGATTTTCAAATTATTGAGAATTTTCATTAAATATATTATCATGTGAATAATAATATGATCTGTCATACTATAtaaggaaaaattattaaaaatactACTCTTCGAGAAGAGATCCTATTTCGattaacaaaataaaaaatttaaattattaaaatagaAATATTTGTTTCAAAATAAATATCTTGGAATTCTCttctaaaattatttatattatactatcttttgactatttttttatataaatattttgttatcaaattcttaatattttatttcaataaagttattttatataaaaatatatatttaaatttttatattaaaaaataaaaatataataattattaacaTAATTCAAAATTTTGATGTAACATATGATGAGTAATCTAAACTTCTTTCAAAAATTTGTTTTCTTtaactaatttttttatatttatataaatattttgttatcgaatactttttattctatttcaatataattattttatataaaatatatatatttttttaaattttgatattaaagataaataaaaatatgataattattaACACAATTCAAAATTATGATTTAAGCATAATGATGAGTCATCACATCTAACCAAAAtcatttttgaaaatttattataaaaatgtaataaaatttaaattatatttttaattttttatattaaaaataaataaaatataataattattaacatagttaaaaattttgatttaaatataaTGATGAGTAATCACATGTAACTAAAATCATTTTTgcaaaatttattataaaaatatattatgagtatatttatttatattttagatCAATTCGAAATccatttatataaaaattatatacaAGAAAAagattatattttttttaaaaaaatataatggTTATATAAAATAATCCAAATATAAATAATTTACTCTATATTTCACGCTATTCTCGGGAACCCCACTATTTCTTTCAATTCAAACCCAGATCTTTATATCCGTCGTCTCTGTTCTCGACCATTTGCGAATCCAAAAACTAATTAGGTTTGAATCTATAAGTCAGATTCCTACTAATGCATACACAATCGCTGCATCTATACTGCCACCACCGACAGAGACAGAGATCGTAGAAAGAGAGAGAACATGAATCTGTTTGTCCGGTTGAACCCTAGTTGAGTCACGGCGGTGAGTAGACACTCTCGTCAGCGACGAAAATGAAGGGCATTTTCAAGTCTTAGCCTAAATCTCCGGTCGATATAGTTCGGCAGACTCGCGATATCCTCATCTTTGCTGATTGCTCTGCTTCTGAGGTTTAAACTAGCAAGCGCAAAGAAAAGGTTCGTAATTTCGCTTCTTTGATGCTTTTTTGGTGGGTATTAGTTGAATTGTTATCATTCAAGTGTTTTGTGGTAAAGATTTGATTTTGAGGGTGTTTGTAGAATGTTAATGTGAAATTGAGTGTGTGTTGATTATCGTCTAGTTTAATTATTGTTGTCATTGAGCTGTTTGTGTTGTGAAATTCCGGCTTTTTTTATTATACTGCTGTAGTATAATGAAGTGATGATATATAGAGTGGATGCGAGAACATACTAAACACGGATTTTCCATGAACTAATAAGGTCAATAAGTTGTGCATTTGTTGCTAATACAAACAAAATATGTTAGGACAATCCTGCAGAGTAGAGGGTGAGGATATTAGGCTATGAATCAAGAAAATTCCCAATAGTTTGATGGTCTGAAGAAAGCTTAAAAGATCACGAGTGTCAATGCTGATTTTAGGCATCTAGTAAATTATCTCAGCCTTAATCCTGTTTGATGTATCATATACAAGCCTGAACATGTGAGTATAAGATAAAGGAGTTCTCCAATGATCACATATATTAACTAAAGAACCTCATCTTGTACATATATTCTGCAAGAAAGAATTATGTTGTTCTCGGTACTATCTGCTTGAAGTACATATAAATACAAGCTCAAAGAAAGCACATTGAGATCTCCTTTACAAATTTGTGTATTTGTTACTTTTTTCTTTTGCTAATCAGAACTTACGTATTCCAATGCTCTATAATATTAACTACTTAATCTATATACAATTCTACCATCATGTAGGGGATTCGAAAAACCCTGTACAACATTTTCAAATTTCCCTTCtgcattttaatttatttttagcACTACCCTTTCTTGTAAATATACTCATAAACCTAAAGTACTGTCAAGTGGAGTTGCTCTATCAGCTATGTGAATGTGTAGTTGGAATGTTAGACATAACAGAAGCAATAGACAGACTCTGAAACAAAGTTATATATGCATTCTCCTACTACTTATTGTATGTTCACTTCTGTTATCTTGGTAGGATCAGTAGGAATAATTTCAGTCTACTTCTTAATATTCGTTATTTATGGAAATAGAATCAAGCAATAGACATACTTCTATACAAATTTTATAATATCCAAAGCTCTGGTCTTGCAGAGTATAAACACAATCTGAAAAATGAAGTCACCTGTGCTAGTGATACATGTATATGTAGTTACACAGTAACTAGATGAAAGGGCATATCAAATGGAATAGGATATTGATTGAATATGGTGAAAGCTTTTTTTATTCATATAGATTATTGACATTGTTTCTGCATCTTCAGGATCTTTTAATGGTGTTCTTGAGCTTCTAGTTCGAGCATGCAGGAGTCTCCCAGAAGCTATTATGATGATGATCCCTGAAGCATGGTAGAATGACGAAAATATGGATCCTCAACGAAAGGCTTTGTATGAATATTTTTCAGCGCTCATGGAACCGTGGGATGGTCCAGCACTAATATCATGTAAGAGGCTTACATGATGTTGATTTTAACATATAATTATGATATTGCAATGTTTAGTGTTTTTGCTGACTTATAATAATCACTTGCAGTTACTGATGGTCATTATCTTGGGGCTACCTTGGACCAAAATGGATTACGCCCTGGTCGCTTCTATGTTACTCACAGCGGACGAGTTATAATGGCAAGTGAAGTTGGGGTGGTGGATATCCCACCAGAAGATGTATCCAGGAAAGGAAGACTGAATCCTGGAATGATGTTTCTTGTGGATTTCAAAAAGCATGTTGGTGTAGATGATGAAGCTTTAAAGCAGCAATACTCACTAGCACGACCTTATGGAAAGTGGCTTGAAAGGAAAAAGATAACTCTTAAGAACATTGTTGAATCCGTTGATGAATCTGATAAGGTGTGGCCACCCATAACCGGAGTCTTGAAAGTAAGGATTATAAATATATATGCCTTCTTCATCTTGATTATTTCCACCTTTCTTGTTCTTCTATTATATCTATGACTTTATAAACTTCCGCATTTCAAAAAATTTAAGTGGCTTCACCTATGTGCTTGTTGGGCATCTAACAATGATGACAATATGGAATACATGGGAATGCATGGTTTAGTGGCTCCCCTGAGGGCTTTTGGGTATGTATCTCCTTGACCTGCTGGCTAAACTCTTCCGGAATATGAAAGATAACTCGAATTGTTTTTGTTTTTCAGTTACACAGTCGAATCATTAGAGATGCTATTGCTACCAATGGCAAAAGATGTTGTTGAAGCTCTTGGCTCGATGGGGAATGATGTTCCCTTGGTTGTGATGTCAAACAGAGAGAAACTTACTTTTGAATATTTCAAGCAAATGTTTGGTCAGGTTACAAATCCTCCAATTGATCCTATCCGGGAGAAGATAATTACATCTATGGAGTGCATGGTTGGTCCAGAAGGGGATCTGACAGAGACCAATAAAGAACAATGTCAACGTATGTCACTCCAAGGCCCCCTTCTATCGATTGATGAAATGCAAGCTATTAAGAAAATGAACTACAGAGGCTGGTGCATCAAAGTTGTAGATATTACGTATTTGAAGGAACGTGGCAGAAACGAATTGGAAGAGACATTAGATAGGATCTGTTTAGAAGCACATGATGCGATCAAGAAAGGCTATACTACTCTGGTGCTCTCTGACCGAGGTAACATATTCCCTTATCTTGGAGGAAGCTAAATATGAAAATAATTACCATCATCAGTAATATGTTAATAATATATGTATGATGAATTGCTTCTGATATGGTTTCCTTATAGTAATTCTGCTTGTACTAATGGTTATCTATACTAATGGTGTATGTTACTAATTTTTGACTTTTTTTTTGGTGATCTACAGGTGGCTAGCAGAGACTTAACCCACTCACGACATCTCTGTGTTAAGTATCAATTTCATTTGAACCCACCTATGTACCCTCCAGTCAGGTCCTTGGACCAGCAACAATTTGTGCATGTTCATTGTCCACTAGTTTATCCCGGAATTTGATCATTCTGGACAGGTTGTGCCTAGAAACAGAAGGTATTGTTTATCTGATCAAGATTGAACTTTAATTCCAGCGGCGACAAAGATACAGGGGAAGTGGCTGCAGGTCCTGTGTGATTTGAGTAACTATGCAAGTAAAATGTTAAAAGTTCATACTTATGTATATAGAAATCTTTGATTCAGAAAGATATTTAGCATAATTATGTATGAAACCTTGATCGATACATTTTCCTTAAAAATcgtatatatttattatttgttaTGGTTTATTTGTGCTTGTTGTTTGTTATACATAATATCTCATCAAAGTCTTCTAGAGGTGCATTGTGTATGTAAGACAACAAGTTAAGGttatcaataaaataataaaaatatattttttttaaaaacactATAAGCGTCGGCATTCTTGTTAACCGACGCAATAGGTCTATACTTATAGCATCGGCATTTTTGGTAACCGACGCTTATTCATATATCTACAGCGTCGGAAGTTTAGTTAACCGACACTTATGCCTATACCTAAAGCGTCGGCATTTTAGATAACCAACGATTATGCCTATACCAATAGCGTCGGTTTCTTAGATAACAGACGCTTATGCCTATACGTTAATGTCGGCATTTCTGATAACCGACGCTTATAACAATTTTAAGCGTCGCCTAAATAACCGATGCAATAGATCCATACCTTTAGTGTTGCCTGCATTACTACGCCACTTGAACGACGCTAAAAGTATGTTTTGAACGACGCTATAGACCCTTTTTGTACTAGTGTTTTATTAGCACTCTTATTTGATTTGTTGAATGTTATTGAGGTGACAAGTGAGTTGATATGAGGTGCTAATTTGGATGCCAAAAGTTTACATTCGATTACGTAAGGTGTCAAATTTATTTGTACTCTCAATATTGCATAAAATATTATATGTTTATTATAGttatattttttgttttttatttgaAATTATTGAAGTAAGTATCTTGGGATGCCAAtcattaaatttttttttaaaaaaaaagatgctaaaaaagaaactgaagaaagaaaatttaaaaatataatagtTTTTAATTAGGTGTCAAAATTGACACGCCCAAGAGGGTTAGAGATGATCTTACCGGGGGCTCGAACCCGTCTATTTCTTATTATGTTTTGGCTGTAGTTTGAAGAAAATCAGATTTCAAGTCATAAATCATGATCGCAAATTTAGTTTAGATATATGGGACTATATGAATAGGAAAACGTGTCTACCACAGGTCCACAACACAACATATATAAATCTTCCATTATCAATATAACGGAAATATCTTGTAAGATAGGAACCCCAACTTTGGCTTCCATCCATAATTCTGTATGTATACGTATACATCCGTTGTACTTGGATGTCTTAATTTCCAAGTACGCTCAATGCACAATTGTCTGAATATTATGATAATAGTGAATTAAGGTATATATGTTGTATACCCATTATTTTGGTCCAAATAAGTCATTCAAAAtttaaataaggatgttattCAAGTTTGGTAGTTTAGTTACTGGTCAGTCTAGCTATCAACCATGCAAGTATGTAACATTTGGTTGCTTCGCCAAACTCCGTGGTTTCTCATTTCTGTGCCAATAATCTTCAGTAAATTGTTTTAGTTcaaacatatgtgtatatactGTCCACAAATGTaagagttttcaaaaatattctCAAGATTTGTTCCTAAATGATAATTTGTCATATATTATTCATCGTTCTTTAATAAAAGAAATTGATTGTTCATACGCTAATACAAGAATTATGCTACATACTTCAAAATGAATCTCAAACATGTCCACAATAGCTTACGAGTTTGACAAACTGGTTATTGACCCCCCCATATATACCTAGTTGGTTAAAGGTATGAACTAATTCAAAGCAGTAACAACAATAGAAATGAGGATAAATAATCATGAACATATTCTAATGATTAGAGACCTAACCTAACTTGAAAAATGGCAAACCAGAGTTGACTCATGCCACAAATTTATCAACATAGCAAAGATGCTACCTTCCGGACCTTCTTCACCAAAAGCCGTGTAAATAGGCTACAAAGCGTTGCTTCCTTTTTCTACTTTACATTGAAAAACACACAAGCTGAAAATGACCATATAGTGCTTGTTATCTATGAATTGGCTTGGGGGTTACCCCCTATCTTTATAAAGGGAGCCTTTTGTATTTGGCATTTCTCTCATGCATCTATCTTTGTCAATTCACTTCAACATCCCCCCGCCCAATCTCTTCATGCAAATCCACACACTAATTCAAATCAACTCCAATATATATTTTTGATGTTGAAACCCCCCTAGCTACTACAGGGTTCCAGATTTGATGCCTTAGTTAAGATTGTGGACATTTGTCTTGGCCTAGTTTTTTAGGTCAAATACTTGAAACATGAGTGATGGCCACAAGTATATTGCACACGAGTTCTTATTCAAGAACGAACTCAACTTCTAACTCTTTTTCACGAACTAACGAATATTAGTTCGTATATTTCATGGTTCTGCCCGTTTCTTGTTTTAATAAACAcaaaattatcaaataaatatATTGAAAACCCTACAAATTTGTTTAAACCAAACTCACAAATGTAAGTGTTTTAGCTTTGAGTTCGAATAAATTGCGTTAAATAACTATATATTTACTTTTTAACATATATTATAATTTAACTAGTGCAAATATATAAGTTAGTAAATTTAACATATTAAAATAATGAATGGATTAAATAAATTGgtatattaattaaatataatatatacatTAATATTTGATAATTATTCTGGCCTCGATTTGTTTCGATGTAATCCAACTATGTGACTTCAAATTCCTTAGGAACCAAAAAGAATTACACCGCTTGGTTTGCTGTTTTTTAAATTAGGCAAGGGAACTTCAAGTTCCAAGATTTTGTAGTTACCTGCACAAAACATTGGAACATAATTACTACGGTCCACCATGATCATCACAAGTTACATAACtatcaaatttataaatattaattacttattaattTTAACTACGCAACTTATAGTTGATAGTAATAAATCAAACACATGTTATTTATGTTaatgtatactgaaaatatttatttgaagtatgtacatttatttctggccagtttatttgagaatcatttgaatgtttacatgttgtctaatattatatattgtgaacaatctagtatcaaatgggatacagaatattagattgttaaatacagttatataatataataaggttcacagcataggtggtgttggacaatccactggtatggctgtagtgttatttagattagtttatattgactaataaataatactagtatactttgtgtatattgaacaggatcaaatttagaattgttcccttaatactgattaagaaggagaactaagattctatgttattattaatgcttaggttcttaatccggaaatagtaattgacacgtgtatattatttacatgttttgatttatatatgaaataattcttttgaattatatcattatattttgggtgatgtaattatatacatggtggatattatttattgaaggaatccatgtcctgataatattcgggttaatgatgtccccttgaaagctcaaaaagatttaattatgtgaaaccctgcaggtggaatttattctagcataattaaataaaggttgagtggatgatcaaggataaaagatattaattaaataaattatcagtaatttatttaattaatggacat
Encoded here:
- the LOC141668034 gene encoding glutamate synthase 1 [NADH], chloroplastic-like, producing the protein MDPQRKALYEYFSALMEPWDGPALISFTDGHYLGATLDQNGLRPGRFYVTHSGRVIMASEVGVVDIPPEDVSRKGRLNPGMMFLVDFKKHVGVDDEALKQQYSLARPYGKWLERKKITLKNIVESVDESDKVWPPITGVLKWLHLCACWASNNDDNMEYMGMHGLVAPLRAFGYTVESLEMLLLPMAKDVVEALGSMGNDVPLVVMSNREKLTFEYFKQMFGQVTNPPIDPIREKIITSMECMVGPEGDLTETNKEQCQRMSLQGPLLSIDEMQAIKKMNYRGWCIKVVDITYLKERGRNELEETLDRICLEAHDAIKKGYTTLVLSDRGG